A window of the Thalassospira indica genome harbors these coding sequences:
- a CDS encoding phasin family protein, with protein sequence MTAAKKATNPFFDLDFTKYTADFKVPGVDVNEMMAFQRKNVEALTKANKVAFDGFQAVAQRQSEIFKTLLDKVQTQGKDFAATSADDPMASAAKQTEAAKTAYEEALANAKELSGLVTKSQEEALALLQTRFTESLDEFKAAIEKTAASK encoded by the coding sequence ATGACCGCCGCAAAAAAGGCAACCAATCCGTTCTTTGATCTCGACTTCACCAAATACACTGCGGATTTCAAAGTTCCGGGTGTAGACGTGAACGAAATGATGGCTTTCCAGCGTAAAAACGTGGAAGCCCTCACCAAAGCCAACAAGGTGGCCTTCGACGGTTTCCAGGCTGTCGCTCAGCGCCAGAGTGAGATCTTCAAAACGCTGCTGGATAAAGTTCAGACTCAGGGCAAAGATTTCGCTGCTACTTCTGCTGACGACCCGATGGCTTCGGCTGCAAAACAGACCGAAGCTGCAAAAACGGCTTACGAAGAAGCCCTTGCAAATGCCAAGGAACTGTCAGGTCTGGTAACCAAGTCCCAGGAAGAAGCGCTTGCTCTTCTGCAGACTCGCTTTACCGAATCCCTTGACGAATTCAAAGCTGCTATCGAAAAGACCGCAGCTTCGAAGTAA
- a CDS encoding TetR family transcriptional regulator: protein MPPKKDIPNLLIDAALKLAAEKDWHDVTLLDIATEAGVSVAECYDHCSSKGDLLRRFVKRVDREVLADIDSEDFNEPGHDRLIAVIMARFDILSDYRPALRSIINAGGDLGPTDGLRAIKTHFGAMRWMLEAAGFQTAGLHGSMRVAGLTAVYAKTFKHWLDDDSTDFGPTMAYLDRELSKAANWDRQVEKGLGKASSICGKIRKRCRNFSFKKPSRDGDATPAETPSDQATSSTTNS, encoded by the coding sequence ATGCCACCCAAGAAGGATATCCCCAATCTCCTGATCGATGCGGCCCTGAAACTGGCCGCAGAAAAGGACTGGCATGATGTCACTCTGCTTGATATCGCAACCGAAGCCGGCGTTTCGGTTGCCGAATGTTACGACCATTGCAGCAGCAAGGGCGATCTTCTGCGTCGCTTTGTCAAACGCGTTGACCGCGAAGTCTTGGCCGACATCGACTCTGAGGATTTCAACGAACCCGGTCATGACCGCCTGATCGCGGTGATCATGGCGCGGTTTGATATTCTCTCTGATTACCGCCCGGCACTGCGATCGATCATCAATGCCGGGGGGGACCTTGGCCCGACCGACGGGCTGCGCGCAATCAAGACCCATTTTGGCGCCATGCGCTGGATGCTGGAGGCCGCCGGTTTTCAAACAGCGGGCCTTCATGGCAGCATGCGGGTTGCCGGCTTGACAGCCGTTTACGCCAAGACCTTCAAACACTGGCTTGATGATGACAGCACCGATTTTGGCCCGACCATGGCCTATCTTGATCGCGAACTTTCCAAGGCCGCCAATTGGGACCGTCAGGTTGAAAAGGGTCTTGGCAAAGCATCATCGATTTGTGGTAAAATCAGGAAACGGTGCCGGAATTTTTCGTTCAAAAAACCGTCGCGCGACGGGGACGCCACACCGGCCGAAACCCCGTCCGATCAGGCGACCTCATCGACCACCAACAGCTAA
- a CDS encoding tRNA-binding protein codes for MSTEISFDDFLKVDIRVGTVIDAQEFPEARRPALKLWVDFGPEIGTKKTSAQITKHYTPEKLIGRQVAGVVNFPKKQVGPFMSEFLCLGFPDGDDDKGIVLIRPDQDVPNGSRLF; via the coding sequence ATGAGCACCGAAATCAGTTTTGATGATTTCCTGAAGGTCGACATTCGGGTCGGCACCGTGATCGACGCACAGGAATTTCCCGAGGCCCGCCGCCCCGCGTTAAAGCTCTGGGTCGATTTCGGGCCCGAGATCGGGACAAAGAAAACATCGGCCCAGATCACCAAACACTACACCCCCGAAAAGCTGATCGGCCGTCAGGTCGCCGGTGTGGTCAATTTCCCCAAAAAACAGGTCGGCCCCTTCATGTCGGAATTCCTCTGTCTTGGTTTTCCGGACGGGGATGACGACAAGGGTATTGTCCTGATCCGCCCGGATCAGGATGTGCCAAACGGGTCACGCCTGTTCTAG